The following proteins are encoded in a genomic region of Clarias gariepinus isolate MV-2021 ecotype Netherlands chromosome 12, CGAR_prim_01v2, whole genome shotgun sequence:
- the crebl2 gene encoding cAMP-responsive element-binding protein-like 2 isoform X2, with translation MDDSKIVGGKVKKPGKRGRKPAKIDLKAKLERSRQSARECRARKKLRYQYLEELVSSKERAICALREELEMYKQWCIAMDQGKIPSEIKALLTGDDQKGSQSSSATKIPKNGKYNSSGISQSKMT, from the exons ATGGATGACAGTAAG ATTGTCGGTGGAAAGGTGAAGAAACCAGGGAAACGCGGTCGAAAGCCCGCCAAGATCGACCTGAAGGCGAAGTTGGAGCGGAGCAGGCAGAGTGCGCGAGAGTGTCGAGCCAGAAAGAAGCTGCGCTACCAGTACCTGGAGGAGCTGGTGTCCAGTAAAGAAAGAGCTATCTGCGCCCTGAGAGAAGAACTGGAGATG tacAAGCAGTGGTGTATCGCCATGGACCAGGGAAAAATCCCATCGGAAATCAAAGCTCTTCTAACAGGAGATGATCAGAAAGGCTCACAAAGCAGCAGCGCCACCAAAATACCCAAAAATGGCAAATACAACTCCTCAGGCATCAGCCAGAGCAAGATGACTTAG
- the crebl2 gene encoding cAMP-responsive element-binding protein-like 2 isoform X1 yields MDDSKQIVGGKVKKPGKRGRKPAKIDLKAKLERSRQSARECRARKKLRYQYLEELVSSKERAICALREELEMYKQWCIAMDQGKIPSEIKALLTGDDQKGSQSSSATKIPKNGKYNSSGISQSKMT; encoded by the exons ATGGATGACAGTAAG CAGATTGTCGGTGGAAAGGTGAAGAAACCAGGGAAACGCGGTCGAAAGCCCGCCAAGATCGACCTGAAGGCGAAGTTGGAGCGGAGCAGGCAGAGTGCGCGAGAGTGTCGAGCCAGAAAGAAGCTGCGCTACCAGTACCTGGAGGAGCTGGTGTCCAGTAAAGAAAGAGCTATCTGCGCCCTGAGAGAAGAACTGGAGATG tacAAGCAGTGGTGTATCGCCATGGACCAGGGAAAAATCCCATCGGAAATCAAAGCTCTTCTAACAGGAGATGATCAGAAAGGCTCACAAAGCAGCAGCGCCACCAAAATACCCAAAAATGGCAAATACAACTCCTCAGGCATCAGCCAGAGCAAGATGACTTAG